One Bacillota bacterium genomic window carries:
- a CDS encoding recombinase, with product MSSLAQEESRSISENVTWGQRKRFADGKVTVPFGHFLGYDRGEDGNLVLNPNEAVIIQRIFSMFLQGMTPYGIAKQLTADGILSPAKKDKWNAGTIKRILTNEKYKGDALLQKSYTVDFLTKKKKVNEGEIPQYYVENNHEAIIEPAVFDLVQNELEKRNPANNCHSGVHIFSGKIKCGSCGSWYGSKVWHSNSKYRRTVWQCNRKFNGQQKCSTPHLDEDTIKELFVKATNKLLEDKDEIIANFESMKDVLFDTGPLETKQVELQNEMEIVTELIQQCINENANVALDQGEYQRRYDGLVQRFDTTKEDLEKISGQIKEKVISRQTMAAFLAELKNQDELLTDFDPLLWHSLVDCVTVLDKENVQITFKNGITI from the coding sequence ATGTCATCCCTTGCCCAGGAAGAAAGCCGCAGCATTTCAGAGAACGTCACATGGGGACAGCGCAAGAGATTTGCAGATGGAAAGGTCACGGTTCCCTTTGGGCACTTCCTCGGTTACGATCGGGGTGAAGATGGCAACCTTGTCTTGAACCCCAATGAAGCAGTTATAATCCAGAGGATCTTCAGCATGTTCCTACAGGGCATGACGCCTTATGGTATTGCCAAGCAGCTTACCGCAGACGGCATTTTATCACCCGCGAAGAAAGATAAGTGGAACGCAGGCACCATCAAGCGCATCCTCACAAATGAAAAATATAAGGGAGATGCACTTTTGCAGAAAAGTTACACCGTGGATTTTCTTACCAAAAAGAAGAAGGTCAACGAGGGAGAAATTCCTCAATACTATGTTGAAAATAACCATGAAGCGATTATCGAGCCAGCGGTCTTCGACCTGGTCCAAAACGAGTTAGAAAAAAGAAACCCTGCAAACAATTGTCACAGCGGTGTTCATATATTCTCTGGCAAGATAAAATGCGGATCATGTGGAAGCTGGTACGGTTCAAAAGTATGGCACTCAAACAGCAAATACCGACGTACAGTCTGGCAATGCAACCGCAAGTTCAACGGACAGCAAAAATGCTCCACTCCCCACCTCGATGAAGATACTATAAAAGAACTCTTCGTGAAGGCTACTAATAAGCTCCTGGAAGATAAGGATGAAATCATAGCAAACTTCGAATCCATGAAGGATGTTCTTTTTGACACTGGTCCCTTAGAAACCAAACAGGTCGAGCTTCAAAATGAAATGGAGATTGTCACTGAGCTGATACAGCAATGCATAAACGAAAATGCCAATGTTGCCTTAGACCAAGGAGAATACCAAAGAAGATACGATGGCTTGGTACAGAGGTTTGACACTACCAAAGAAGATTTAGAAAAAATATCCGGGCAGATTAAGGAAAAAGTGATCAGTCGCCAAACAATGGCTGCTTTCCTCGCTGAACTTAAGAATCAAGATGAACTGCTCACAGATTTTGATCCACTCCTCTGGCACAGTTTAGTGGATTGTGTGACAGTCCTAGATAAAGAAAATGTTCAAATTACCTTTAAAAACGGAATCACTATTTAA